Within Vannielia litorea, the genomic segment TCATGCAGTCGTTGGCGCTGGCGAGGTCCACGTCACCCCGGATCGGCAGCGAGCCCTTCTTGAGGTTGAAGGCCACCTGCGTCTGCGGCTTCAGCAGGGTCGCGGCCAGCGCATCCTGTGCCGCCTCGATCTCGGCATCGCCGGTCTCGGGAAAGTAGAAGGCGTCGCCCCCGGTCGAGAGCACCTCGATCACGCCGAGGCCCGGCAGGCAGGTGTAGTCCTCGCCCGCGGTCTGGCCCGCCACGGCGAACTCGCCCTGCGCCCAGTCCCCCATGATCTGCCCGCCGGCCTGGCCGGTGATCACCAGGTTGGTGGCCTGGTTCCAGTCCTGCACGTTGGAGCCCTGCACCATGTCGCGCATGTCCGCTGCCGCCTTGAACACGCGGGCCATCTCCTCGCCCGCCGCCAGCTCGGCATCGCCGTCGCCATAGACCTTTTGCAGCACATCCGGCCCCGCCAGCGTGGCCATCAGCACGTTGAACGCGCCCGAGCTCTGCCAGCTCTGCCCGCCCAGCGCCATCGGCTGAATACCGGCCTCGCGCAGCTTGGGCGCGGCGGCCACGAACTCGTCCCAGTTGGTCGGCACGGCCACACCGGCCTTTTCGAAGGCCCCGTTGGACAGCCACAGCCACTGCCAGGAGTGGATGTTCACCGGCGCGCAGTAGATCTTGCCATCGACCGTGCAGGCATCGAGCAGCGAGGGCGGGTTGACGATGTCTTTCCAGCCCTCGGCCTCGGCCACATGGGTCATGTCGCGCAGCAGACCGGCCTCGATCAGCTCCTCGGCCTGGCGCCCGTGGTTGAACTGGAACGCCCCCATCGGGTCGCCGCCGATGATCCGGCTCACCATCACCGGGCGCGCGGTGCCACCGCCGCCGGCAATCGCGCCGTCGACCCATTTGTGCTCGGTCTGGCTCTCGAATTCCGTGGCGAATTGCTGCACCGCGGCCGCCTCGCCGCCGGAGGTCCACCAATGGGTCACCTCGAGATCGGCGGCCGAAAGGGCGGTGCCTGCGCAGAGCGCCGTGCCCGCCATCAGAATGGTCCGAAACGTCATTTCTATTCCTCCCTGCGGGCTCTGCGCGTCGCACGCCCTGTCGTTGTCTGCGCCATCCGTTCCGGCGCCTGCAATCGTTTACATTCTCAGGGCCTCCCCGCCCCGCTCTTGCATGTAAACGATTACATGGATATTTTCCGGCAGTGCCGCCCTTGTCAAGCGCCGGGTTACCGCTCACGGGCCGCTTTCGAGGGATTTATTTCGATGGCTCAAAAAACTGTCAGAATCCGGGATGTTGCGCGCGCGGCCGGGGTTTCCACGGCCACCGTCAGCCGGGCGCTCTCCAACCCCGACCTGCTCACCGAGAGCACACGCAAGGCGGTGGAAGACGCGGTTCGAATCACCGGCTACAGGGTCAACCACGCGGCCCGGAACCTGCGGATGCAGCGCGCCGGCGCCGTGCTGGTGCTGGTGCCCAACCTCGGCAACCCGTTCTTTTCCGCCATCCTCGCCGCGATCTCCGAAAGCTTCGCGGGAACCGATACCTCCGTGCTGATCGCCGACACCGCCAGCGGCGAGTCGGGCGGGCGCGAGCTGGCCGGCTACTTTCTCGATGGCCGGATCGACGGGATGATCTCGCTCGACGGCAACCTGACCCGCAGCGATCTCGACGTGTTCGAGAGTTCCGGCCTTTCCGACCGCGTGGTCTTTGCCTGCGAATGGGTCGAGGGCGCGGGGCTGCCCTCGGTGCGCTCCGACAACGTCCAGGGCGCGCGCCTCGCGGTGCAGCACCTTCACGGGTTGGGCCACCGCGACATCGCCCATGTCACCGGCCCGGCCGGCAACGTGCTCACCAAGGCCCGGCGCGAGGGCATGCTGGCCGAGCGCGCCCGCCTCGGCCTGCCCAGCCGCGACGACTGGATCATCCGGGGCGACTTCTCGCTCGCCTCCGGCCGCGACGCCGCCGAGCGGATCATCGCCATGAAGGAGCGGCCCACGGCGGTGTTCTGCGCCTCCGACCAGGTGGCCTTCGCGCTGATGTCCACCCTCACCGCGGCGGGCGTGCGGGTGCCCGAGGATATCTCGGTGGTCGGCTTCGACGATATCGAGCTGAGCAAGGTCTACACCCCCGCCCTCACCACCATCCGGCAGGATCGCCACGCGCTTGGCGCTCATGCCGCGCGGCTCCTCCAGGAAAGGATCGCCGCCGCCGCCGACCCGCTCGCCGACACCGCCGTTCCGCAGGTCGAAACCATCGGCGTGAAACTGGTGGCCCGGCAGAGCACCGCCGCGCCCTGAGCGGCGTCAGGCCGAGAGCAGCCGCCGCTGGTCCTCGCGCAGGGCGTGAATGTCGAGGTCGTCCACGATGTCCACGTCATCGAGCGACACCACCTGGTCGGTTTCGAGGCTCCGCTTCAGCTTGACGTGATGGGCAAGCCCGATGGGCAGGGCGTTCAGCGCCACCGACTCGCTCGCCGGAATGGCCTTGGCCCAAACCTTGAACCCGCCCTCGCCGTCGAGGAACTCCCCGGCCTGAAAATGCCCCTTGGAGGTCGCCACTGCATCGGCCCGGAAGATCCGGCTCTCGCCCGTGGGCTCGCCGCGCAGGCAGGCCGAGAGCACCGACATCGCCGTTTCCAGCCCGATCAGGTGAAAGGGGCGCCACATCGAGCCATACCAGCCGCTCTTGTCGGTCATCAGCCCGTATTGGTTGAAGCATTGCCGGGTGTAGTCGTTCGGCGCCTTGAAGGTCACGAACATGCCGTACTGGATGTTGTTCAGCACTACCCGGCCATCGCGCTCCCGCGAGGCGGCAATATCGACGATCCCCGCCTTCTCCAGCCGCCCGCCCTCGCTCGCGGGCTTGAACACCTCGGCCAGGTCCTGAAGCCCGGCGGGCGGAAACGCCAGCCCGTCCTTCGGGCAGTCCAGCCCGGTCGCATTGGCCACCGCCGCCATCTCGATCGCCGCCTTGGTGCCATCGGTGAAGGAATTGTACATCTTCGGGTTGAAGTCCCCCGCCGCCACCTGCTCGGGGGTGAAATCGAAGTAATCCCACACCGTGTCCGGGGTGGAGTAGCGGTAGCCGGGGCAAAAGTTCATCCCCTTGCCCGCCGCGACAAGCTCGAAGCCGCAGGCCCGCACCCAGTCCACCAGCTCGCACATCGCGGCCGGCTGGTCGCCATAGGCCATCGAGTAGACAACCCCCGCCTTCCGGGCCTTCTCCGCCAGCAGCGCGCCCACCATCACATCGGCCTCGACGTTGACCATCACCACGTGCTTGCCCGCCGCGATCGCCGCCAGCGCGTGCCGCGTGCCCGCCAGCGGGTGTCCCGTCGCCTCGATGATGCATTCGATCTCGCCACAGCCCATCAGCTCGGCGGCATCGTCGGTGATCCAGGTCCGGCCGGAGGCCAGCGCGTCATCGGCCGAGGCCGCCGTGTATTGCTCGACCGGCCAGTGAACCCGCTCGAACGCGCCGCGCGCCTTGCCCGGGTCGAGGTCGGCCACCGCCACCACGTGCAGCCCCTCGATGTGTCGGGCCTGCGCGAGAATCATCGAGC encodes:
- a CDS encoding ABC transporter substrate-binding protein gives rise to the protein MTFRTILMAGTALCAGTALSAADLEVTHWWTSGGEAAAVQQFATEFESQTEHKWVDGAIAGGGGTARPVMVSRIIGGDPMGAFQFNHGRQAEELIEAGLLRDMTHVAEAEGWKDIVNPPSLLDACTVDGKIYCAPVNIHSWQWLWLSNGAFEKAGVAVPTNWDEFVAAAPKLREAGIQPMALGGQSWQSSGAFNVLMATLAGPDVLQKVYGDGDAELAAGEEMARVFKAAADMRDMVQGSNVQDWNQATNLVITGQAGGQIMGDWAQGEFAVAGQTAGEDYTCLPGLGVIEVLSTGGDAFYFPETGDAEIEAAQDALAATLLKPQTQVAFNLKKGSLPIRGDVDLASANDCMKKGLQLLADGKTMPDVNMLNTEDTNNQLNDLFVQFFQDTSISAEDAQARFVDIVASKD
- a CDS encoding LacI family DNA-binding transcriptional regulator, with the translated sequence MAQKTVRIRDVARAAGVSTATVSRALSNPDLLTESTRKAVEDAVRITGYRVNHAARNLRMQRAGAVLVLVPNLGNPFFSAILAAISESFAGTDTSVLIADTASGESGGRELAGYFLDGRIDGMISLDGNLTRSDLDVFESSGLSDRVVFACEWVEGAGLPSVRSDNVQGARLAVQHLHGLGHRDIAHVTGPAGNVLTKARREGMLAERARLGLPSRDDWIIRGDFSLASGRDAAERIIAMKERPTAVFCASDQVAFALMSTLTAAGVRVPEDISVVGFDDIELSKVYTPALTTIRQDRHALGAHAARLLQERIAAAADPLADTAVPQVETIGVKLVARQSTAAP
- a CDS encoding NAD(P)H-dependent oxidoreductase translates to MNLSSMLAARAAGGRPVRVGLIGAGKFGSMILAQARHIEGLHVVAVADLDPGKARGAFERVHWPVEQYTAASADDALASGRTWITDDAAELMGCGEIECIIEATGHPLAGTRHALAAIAAGKHVVMVNVEADVMVGALLAEKARKAGVVYSMAYGDQPAAMCELVDWVRACGFELVAAGKGMNFCPGYRYSTPDTVWDYFDFTPEQVAAGDFNPKMYNSFTDGTKAAIEMAAVANATGLDCPKDGLAFPPAGLQDLAEVFKPASEGGRLEKAGIVDIAASRERDGRVVLNNIQYGMFVTFKAPNDYTRQCFNQYGLMTDKSGWYGSMWRPFHLIGLETAMSVLSACLRGEPTGESRIFRADAVATSKGHFQAGEFLDGEGGFKVWAKAIPASESVALNALPIGLAHHVKLKRSLETDQVVSLDDVDIVDDLDIHALREDQRRLLSA